In one Modestobacter sp. L9-4 genomic region, the following are encoded:
- a CDS encoding glutamine amidotransferase has protein sequence MARILIAGESWMTTSTHVKGVDEFSVHSYVEGVGPLRDALTARGHDVVHLPAHLVPTQFPGDAAALSAYDLVVLSDIGANSIQLSPQVFERFQPGEDRLAALRTWVGDGGALLMIGGYLSFSGFQARAAFRQTVLADVLPVEMLAEDDRVEAPAGVLPTVADPDHAALGGAGAQWPALLGYNRVVAKAGAEVPVLVGADPLVALGTFGSGRAGAFTSDCSPHWAPPAFCEEWPGYADLFDGLVRWLVRG, from the coding sequence GTGGCCCGCATCCTGATCGCCGGCGAGAGCTGGATGACCACCTCCACCCACGTGAAGGGAGTGGACGAGTTCTCCGTCCACTCCTACGTCGAGGGCGTCGGGCCGCTGCGCGACGCGCTCACCGCCCGCGGGCACGACGTCGTCCACCTGCCGGCGCACCTGGTGCCCACGCAGTTCCCCGGGGACGCCGCCGCGCTGTCGGCCTACGACCTCGTCGTCCTCTCCGACATCGGCGCCAACTCGATCCAGCTGTCCCCGCAGGTGTTCGAGCGCTTCCAGCCCGGGGAGGACCGGCTGGCCGCGCTGCGGACCTGGGTCGGCGACGGCGGTGCGCTGCTCATGATCGGCGGCTACCTGTCCTTCAGCGGGTTCCAGGCCCGGGCGGCGTTCCGGCAGACGGTGCTGGCCGACGTGCTGCCGGTGGAGATGCTCGCCGAGGACGACCGGGTGGAGGCCCCCGCGGGCGTGCTGCCGACCGTCGCCGACCCGGACCACGCGGCCCTGGGTGGCGCCGGGGCGCAGTGGCCCGCGCTGCTGGGCTACAACCGGGTGGTCGCCAAGGCCGGGGCCGAGGTGCCGGTCCTGGTGGGCGCGGACCCGTTGGTCGCGCTGGGCACCTTCGGCAGCGGGCGGGCCGGGGCGTTCACGTCCGACTGCTCCCCGCACTGGGCACCGCCGGCCTTCTGCGAGGAGTGGCCGGGCTACGCCGACCTGTTCGACGGGCTGGTGCGCTGGCTGGTGCGCGGGTGA
- a CDS encoding phosphotriesterase yields MTAVRTVTGDVDAAALGLVLPHEHLVNDNAVAFRPAPDPRLRALLDAPVSADLAWLLSDHPYENADNCRLDDAEAMAADLRTFAAVGGRTVVDLTPPGIGRDPERLRELSLATGVQVVMGSGWYLQATHPPQVATSTADQLAAELVAEFDPAHELRPGVIGEIGVSPAFTDDERRALRAACRAQREVGVPLFVHLPGWQRRAHEVLDLVVDEEGVDPGAVVLCHMDPSGADRDYQRSVAERGVVCEFDMVGMPFDYPGEGQSPAPAETAAAVAALVAAGHGDRLLLSHDLFLKAMLSRFGGNGLAYVPVVFADRLRRSGLDGDAVTDLMTTNPRALFERASRGL; encoded by the coding sequence GTGACCGCCGTCCGCACCGTCACCGGGGACGTCGACGCGGCGGCCCTGGGACTGGTGCTCCCGCACGAGCACCTGGTCAACGACAACGCGGTCGCCTTCCGCCCGGCGCCGGACCCGCGGCTGCGGGCACTGCTGGACGCCCCCGTGTCGGCGGACCTGGCCTGGCTGCTGTCCGACCACCCCTACGAGAACGCGGACAACTGCCGGCTGGACGACGCCGAGGCGATGGCGGCGGACCTGCGCACGTTCGCCGCCGTCGGCGGGCGGACCGTCGTCGACCTGACCCCGCCGGGCATCGGCCGTGACCCCGAGCGGCTCCGCGAGCTGTCCCTGGCCACCGGCGTCCAGGTGGTGATGGGGTCGGGCTGGTACCTGCAGGCCACCCACCCGCCGCAGGTGGCCACGTCGACGGCCGACCAGCTCGCGGCCGAGCTGGTCGCCGAGTTCGACCCGGCGCACGAGCTGCGGCCCGGTGTCATCGGGGAGATCGGGGTCTCCCCCGCGTTCACCGACGACGAGCGCCGGGCGCTGCGGGCCGCCTGCCGGGCCCAGCGGGAGGTCGGGGTGCCGCTGTTCGTGCACCTGCCCGGCTGGCAGCGCCGCGCGCACGAGGTGCTGGACCTCGTGGTGGACGAGGAGGGGGTCGACCCCGGGGCCGTCGTGCTCTGCCACATGGACCCCTCCGGAGCCGACCGGGACTACCAGCGGTCCGTCGCCGAGCGGGGCGTCGTCTGCGAGTTCGACATGGTCGGCATGCCGTTCGACTACCCCGGCGAGGGCCAGTCCCCCGCACCGGCCGAGACGGCGGCCGCCGTCGCCGCCCTGGTCGCGGCCGGTCACGGCGACCGGCTGCTGCTCTCCCACGACCTGTTCCTCAAGGCGATGCTCAGCCGCTTCGGCGGCAACGGGCTCGCCTACGTCCCCGTCGTCTTCGCCGACCGGCTGCGCCGCAGCGGGCTCGACGGGGACGCGGTGACCGACCTGATGACCACCAACCCGCGCGCGCTGTTCGAGCGCGCCTCGAGAGGACTCTGA
- a CDS encoding ABC transporter permease, whose translation MTTTETTTAPEPTVARLSQQQSFWQRTNKATLVMAGVTLAVFVFFAVADPNFLTFANLSNLATQVGPVLIVAVAMTFVITAGQIDLSVGSIVAFTAAISAQLLVAGWDSSLVIVAALLMGLGWGLVNGWFTAYQGIPAFIVTLATLSVVRGIALFQTEGFSVPIASYTLVAKLGTARFLGFSATAWIALVVVVLGFVLLHATRFGQYVIGIGSAQESVRRAGVNVKLVTMCALGFSGLAAGLAGLLIAARLGSGSANSAQGFELTVIAAVVLGGTSLLGGRGTIVGTLIGALLTQVIANGLTLLSVSPYLTPIITGAVLVLVVWINLRGKDLGWFLRRLTSGR comes from the coding sequence ATGACCACCACCGAGACCACCACCGCGCCCGAGCCCACCGTGGCCCGGCTGTCCCAGCAGCAGTCGTTCTGGCAGCGCACCAACAAGGCCACCCTGGTGATGGCCGGGGTCACCCTGGCCGTCTTCGTGTTCTTCGCCGTCGCCGACCCGAACTTCCTGACCTTCGCCAACCTGTCCAACCTGGCCACCCAGGTGGGGCCGGTGCTCATCGTCGCCGTGGCGATGACCTTCGTCATCACCGCCGGGCAGATCGACCTGTCGGTCGGCTCGATCGTGGCCTTCACGGCGGCGATCTCCGCGCAGCTGCTGGTGGCGGGCTGGGACTCCTCGCTGGTGATCGTGGCCGCGCTGCTCATGGGCCTGGGCTGGGGCCTGGTCAACGGCTGGTTCACCGCCTACCAGGGCATCCCGGCCTTCATCGTCACGCTGGCGACGCTGTCGGTGGTCCGCGGCATCGCGCTGTTCCAGACCGAGGGCTTCTCGGTGCCGATCGCCTCCTACACCCTCGTGGCGAAGCTCGGCACGGCGCGCTTCCTGGGGTTCTCGGCGACGGCCTGGATCGCGCTGGTCGTCGTGGTGCTGGGCTTCGTGCTGCTGCACGCCACCCGCTTCGGTCAGTACGTGATCGGCATCGGGTCGGCCCAGGAGTCCGTCCGCCGGGCCGGGGTGAACGTCAAGCTGGTCACGATGTGCGCGCTCGGCTTCTCCGGGCTGGCCGCAGGCCTGGCCGGGCTGCTCATCGCCGCCCGCCTGGGCTCGGGGTCGGCCAACAGCGCGCAGGGCTTCGAGCTGACCGTCATCGCCGCGGTCGTGCTCGGCGGCACCAGCCTGCTCGGCGGTCGCGGCACCATCGTCGGCACGCTGATCGGGGCCCTGCTCACGCAGGTCATCGCCAACGGGCTCACCCTGCTGTCGGTCAGCCCGTACCTGACCCCGATCATCACCGGCGCGGTGCTGGTGCTGGTGGTCTGGATCAACCTGCGCGGCAAGGACCTCGGCTGGTTCCTCCGACGGCTCACCTCCGGCCGGTGA
- a CDS encoding ATP-binding cassette domain-containing protein, with amino-acid sequence MSLPDTSSDLLVELAGITKSYGPVKSLQGVDLTLRRGEVLGLVGDNGAGKSTLMKVLAGAVQHDDGEIRVHGSPVRFANPADAQAEKIGIVYQDLALCDTLDVASNLFLGREPKRGPFIDRGRMHRDAARILADLHVKVTSTHQEIGTLSGGQRQTVAIARAVSFAPDVLILDEPTAALAVAEVESVLRLIGEVAAQGVGVILITHRLQDLFRVCDRITVMYEGRSVDDAAIADLDIETLVGLITRTPAQPRTEGTRA; translated from the coding sequence GTGAGCCTGCCCGACACGAGCAGCGACCTCCTCGTCGAACTCGCCGGGATCACCAAGTCCTACGGGCCGGTGAAGTCGCTGCAGGGGGTGGACCTGACCCTCCGGCGCGGCGAGGTCCTCGGCCTGGTCGGCGACAACGGCGCCGGCAAGTCGACCCTGATGAAGGTGCTGGCCGGAGCGGTGCAGCACGACGACGGCGAGATCCGGGTGCACGGCAGCCCGGTGCGCTTCGCCAACCCAGCGGACGCCCAGGCGGAGAAGATCGGCATCGTCTACCAGGACCTCGCGCTGTGCGACACCCTGGACGTGGCCAGCAACCTCTTCCTCGGCCGCGAGCCCAAGCGGGGGCCGTTCATCGACCGGGGCCGGATGCACCGGGACGCAGCCCGGATCCTGGCCGACCTGCACGTCAAGGTGACGAGCACCCACCAGGAGATCGGCACGCTGTCCGGCGGGCAGCGGCAGACCGTGGCCATCGCCCGGGCCGTGTCCTTCGCCCCGGACGTGCTCATCCTCGACGAGCCGACGGCGGCCCTGGCGGTCGCCGAGGTGGAGTCGGTGCTCCGGCTCATCGGCGAGGTCGCAGCCCAGGGGGTCGGGGTCATCCTGATCACCCACCGGCTGCAGGACCTGTTCCGGGTGTGCGACCGGATCACCGTCATGTACGAGGGGCGCAGCGTCGACGACGCGGCCATCGCCGACCTGGACATCGAGACCCTGGTCGGCCTCATCACGCGAACGCCTGCGCAGCCGCGTACCGAGGGGACCCGGGCATGA
- a CDS encoding substrate-binding domain-containing protein, with the protein MNRSLALAAGACLFALAACDSAPAPSAGPAAAPASGSSASGSLPEPSAQPVGCTPTDGPMKVGLVTINLQALFFNQINRAAQAMADDQGVQLQIISGNDDSVTQANAIDTLVASGVDAIIVDAIDTEGIKPSVQAADAAGIPVVAVDAIVDDPAVKAQVGTANADGGAAMGKALLEQSGGQGEVGIVGALNSTIQLERQKGFEDTVTGGGMTVGTVVDGKNVQETAQSAAENLLTGNPGLEYVYATGEPALIGLAAAVRGQGAQDRVDVVGWDLSDPAVQGLRDGWITGVVQQQTFEFGYRAMAAAIDLSCGNPVERDQPVPTEIVTPDNVDDFTFYLAG; encoded by the coding sequence ATGAACCGCTCCCTCGCCCTCGCCGCAGGCGCCTGCCTGTTCGCGCTCGCCGCCTGCGACAGCGCCCCGGCCCCGTCCGCCGGCCCGGCCGCGGCGCCCGCCTCGGGCAGCTCGGCGTCCGGCTCGCTCCCCGAGCCGTCGGCCCAGCCGGTCGGCTGCACGCCCACCGACGGCCCGATGAAGGTCGGGCTGGTCACGATCAACCTGCAGGCGCTGTTCTTCAACCAGATCAACCGGGCCGCGCAGGCGATGGCCGACGACCAGGGCGTCCAGCTGCAGATCATCAGCGGCAACGACGACTCGGTGACCCAGGCCAACGCGATCGACACCCTGGTCGCCAGCGGCGTGGACGCGATCATCGTCGACGCCATCGACACCGAGGGCATCAAGCCCTCGGTGCAGGCCGCCGACGCCGCCGGCATCCCGGTGGTCGCCGTGGACGCCATCGTCGACGACCCGGCGGTGAAGGCCCAGGTCGGCACGGCCAACGCCGACGGGGGTGCGGCCATGGGCAAGGCGCTGCTCGAGCAGTCCGGCGGACAGGGCGAGGTCGGCATCGTCGGGGCCCTGAACTCGACCATCCAGCTGGAGCGCCAGAAGGGCTTCGAGGACACCGTCACCGGTGGCGGCATGACCGTCGGCACGGTCGTCGACGGCAAGAACGTCCAGGAGACCGCCCAGTCGGCGGCGGAGAACCTGCTCACCGGCAACCCGGGCCTGGAGTACGTCTACGCCACCGGTGAGCCGGCGCTGATCGGCCTGGCGGCCGCCGTCCGCGGCCAGGGCGCCCAGGACCGCGTCGACGTCGTCGGCTGGGACCTCTCCGACCCGGCCGTCCAGGGGCTGCGGGACGGCTGGATCACCGGTGTCGTGCAGCAGCAGACCTTCGAGTTCGGCTACCGGGCGATGGCCGCGGCGATCGACCTCTCCTGCGGCAACCCGGTCGAGCGCGACCAGCCGGTGCCCACGGAGATCGTCACCCCGGACAACGTGGACGACTTCACGTTCTACCTGGCGGGCTGA
- a CDS encoding carbohydrate kinase family protein produces the protein MIVFCGYANLDVVGRVPRFPQPDERVHATAVEHLPGGMAANAAVAAARAGAAVAFAGVVGDDPLSDRFLAQLATEGVDTGWTDRGGFLSTAIVLVDGAGRRSVVSEDDALGGAHVSSVADRLAAAGGGLLYLDGYRAAELGAAVRPGVPLAVDLDGCDDPATALEAVRLADHVVVGRGRLTGQLGVPATGWAELARAAGTVLVVTDGARGWTLHGADGSFSQGSALAVDVVDDTGAGDCFAGTYLAGVAGGAGPVAAATRAGIAASLSCTVPGARGAPAPALVDAALGGPSVPAPPA, from the coding sequence GTGATCGTCTTCTGCGGGTACGCCAACCTGGACGTGGTCGGCCGGGTGCCCCGCTTCCCGCAGCCCGACGAGCGCGTGCACGCCACCGCGGTCGAGCACCTGCCCGGCGGCATGGCGGCCAACGCCGCCGTCGCGGCCGCACGGGCCGGTGCGGCGGTCGCCTTCGCCGGCGTGGTCGGCGACGACCCGCTGTCCGACCGGTTCCTGGCGCAGCTCGCCACCGAGGGGGTGGACACCGGCTGGACCGACCGCGGTGGCTTCCTCTCGACCGCGATCGTGCTGGTCGACGGCGCCGGCCGGCGGTCGGTGGTCAGCGAGGACGACGCGCTGGGTGGCGCTCACGTCTCCTCGGTCGCCGACCGGCTGGCCGCTGCCGGCGGCGGGCTGCTCTACCTCGACGGCTACCGCGCCGCGGAGCTCGGCGCCGCCGTGCGCCCCGGTGTCCCGCTCGCCGTCGACCTGGACGGCTGCGACGACCCGGCGACCGCGCTGGAGGCCGTCCGGCTGGCCGACCACGTCGTCGTCGGACGGGGCCGGCTCACCGGGCAGCTGGGCGTCCCGGCCACCGGGTGGGCGGAGCTGGCGCGCGCGGCCGGGACCGTGCTGGTCGTCACCGACGGAGCCCGCGGCTGGACGCTGCACGGTGCCGACGGGTCGTTCTCGCAGGGCAGCGCGCTGGCCGTGGACGTCGTCGACGACACCGGTGCCGGCGACTGCTTCGCGGGCACCTACCTGGCCGGGGTGGCCGGCGGGGCGGGTCCCGTGGCTGCGGCCACCCGCGCCGGGATCGCCGCCAGCCTGTCCTGCACCGTGCCGGGCGCCCGCGGCGCCCCCGCGCCCGCGCTCGTCGACGCCGCGCTGGGTGGCCCCTCGGTCCCCGCGCCGCCCGCCTGA
- a CDS encoding BtpA/SgcQ family protein — protein sequence MSAPLGVYPRKPSAMAELFATEKTLIGAVHLPALPGSPSYRGQSVAEICRFAVEESATYVGNGFDSVIVENHWDLPFLKPGEHGYEVAASMGVITAAVVAELGSRVGVSVLSNAGTCSVAAAWAAGAGWVRVNQWANAYVANEGFIEGQAARTTRYRHEIGADPVKVFADVHVKHGAHAIVADRTLAEQTEDAEFFDADVLIATGSRTGHATSVEEVVGIRDHTQLPVIIGSGIDPGNVAALLAECDGAIVASSAKENGRWWGRADAEKVRAVARAAGK from the coding sequence GTGTCAGCTCCGCTGGGTGTGTACCCCCGCAAGCCCTCCGCCATGGCCGAGCTCTTCGCCACGGAGAAGACGCTCATCGGCGCCGTGCACCTGCCCGCGCTGCCCGGGAGCCCGTCCTACCGCGGGCAGTCCGTGGCCGAGATCTGCCGCTTCGCGGTGGAGGAGTCGGCCACCTACGTGGGCAACGGCTTCGACTCGGTGATCGTGGAGAACCACTGGGACCTGCCCTTCCTCAAGCCCGGCGAGCACGGCTACGAGGTCGCGGCCTCGATGGGCGTGATCACCGCGGCGGTGGTCGCCGAGCTGGGCTCCCGGGTCGGCGTGAGCGTGCTGTCCAACGCGGGCACCTGCTCGGTCGCCGCCGCCTGGGCCGCCGGTGCCGGGTGGGTCCGGGTCAACCAGTGGGCCAACGCCTACGTGGCCAACGAGGGGTTCATCGAGGGTCAGGCCGCCCGCACGACGCGGTACCGGCACGAGATCGGAGCCGACCCGGTGAAGGTCTTCGCCGACGTCCACGTCAAGCACGGTGCCCACGCCATCGTCGCCGACCGGACGCTCGCCGAGCAGACCGAGGACGCGGAGTTCTTCGACGCCGACGTGCTCATCGCCACCGGCTCGCGCACCGGTCACGCCACCTCGGTCGAGGAGGTCGTGGGGATCCGGGACCACACGCAGCTGCCGGTGATCATCGGCAGCGGCATCGACCCGGGCAACGTGGCCGCGCTGCTGGCGGAGTGCGACGGCGCGATCGTGGCGTCCTCGGCCAAGGAGAACGGCCGCTGGTGGGGCCGCGCGGACGCGGAGAAGGTGCGCGCCGTGGCCCGGGCCGCCGGGAAGTGA
- a CDS encoding LacI family DNA-binding transcriptional regulator, whose product MARVTIRDVAERAQVSTATVSRALSGAKPVSPAVAEQVRRAADELGYAGNGIASALRRSRTDTVGMVVPSITNPFFTGLVEHVEHALQEAGRQLFLCSSRSDPGLEAQRLRSLVARQVDGIIISPAHGSLSTPAVHRAAQELPLVQVDRYVTGVDSDWVGVDDDAALGLVAEHLSARGVRSAAFVSSRLTNSSTELRVAGFRRHADRLGIAVTGVHLGEYSIAWGRQAAEQLLREGPRPDAVVCADDLIAFGVLQACTAAGVRVPGDVLVTGFDDVPFAALSNPPLTTVHQPQREIAAEAVRLLSRVLGDEHAAPSRTALTPSLTVRESTGR is encoded by the coding sequence GTGGCGAGGGTGACCATCCGGGACGTCGCCGAGCGGGCGCAGGTCTCCACGGCCACCGTCTCGCGGGCGCTGTCCGGCGCCAAGCCGGTGTCGCCGGCGGTCGCCGAGCAGGTCCGCCGCGCCGCCGACGAGCTGGGCTACGCCGGCAACGGCATCGCCAGCGCGCTACGGCGCAGCCGGACCGACACGGTCGGCATGGTGGTCCCCAGCATCACCAACCCGTTCTTCACCGGACTGGTCGAGCACGTCGAGCACGCACTCCAGGAGGCAGGCCGCCAGCTCTTCCTCTGCTCGTCCCGGTCCGACCCCGGGCTGGAGGCCCAGCGGCTGCGCAGCCTGGTGGCCCGGCAGGTGGACGGGATCATCATCAGCCCCGCCCACGGCAGCCTCAGCACCCCCGCCGTCCACCGGGCCGCGCAGGAGCTGCCCCTGGTGCAGGTCGACCGGTACGTCACCGGCGTCGACAGCGACTGGGTGGGGGTGGACGACGACGCGGCGCTGGGCCTGGTCGCGGAGCACCTGTCCGCCCGCGGGGTCCGGTCGGCCGCCTTCGTCAGCTCACGGCTCACCAACTCCTCGACGGAGCTCCGGGTCGCCGGCTTCCGCCGGCACGCCGACCGGCTGGGCATCGCCGTGACCGGGGTGCACCTCGGGGAGTACTCGATCGCCTGGGGCCGGCAGGCCGCCGAGCAGCTGCTCCGCGAGGGCCCGCGACCGGACGCGGTGGTCTGCGCCGACGACCTCATCGCCTTCGGCGTCCTGCAGGCGTGCACCGCTGCCGGCGTCCGGGTGCCCGGGGACGTGCTCGTCACCGGCTTCGACGACGTCCCCTTCGCCGCGCTGTCCAACCCCCCGCTGACCACCGTGCACCAGCCGCAGCGTGAGATCGCCGCCGAGGCGGTGCGCCTGCTGTCGCGTGTGCTGGGCGACGAGCACGCCGCGCCGTCCCGGACGGCGCTGACCCCCTCGCTCACCGTGCGGGAGAGCACCGGGCGCTGA
- a CDS encoding M20 family metallopeptidase: MSAPTTDVVDLVRELVRRPTVSGDAGPQREVLGIVTDVLTAASPHLHRRDGTDRDQPWTLLTSPTDPGRPRLLLACHVDTVPAADPGSWQRDPFGADLDGGRVWGRGGSDMKAGLVAAVAALATAPAGTPVALLLTSDEEIGSRGAAAAAAAVSELEVGAVVVPEATGNRVVLGHRGALWLAVRAQGRAAHGSTPERGHNALLDLVAVLGRAGGVLPLAEEPFLGRETWNPGVMRSGTVPNVVPDSAEVVVDHRTVGDGAALLAWWRAQPEVAGVDVLVDLPSVRTPAGDPWVAGLPVPVESAPATYFTDASVLQPVVGRAPVVVWGPGTPSAMHAVDEHVEVAELQQAAAAFTEVLRRWPA; the protein is encoded by the coding sequence ATGAGCGCCCCCACCACCGACGTCGTCGACCTCGTGCGCGAGCTGGTGCGCCGGCCCACCGTCTCCGGGGACGCCGGCCCGCAGCGGGAGGTGCTCGGCATCGTCACCGACGTGCTCACCGCCGCCTCCCCCCACCTGCACCGCCGGGACGGGACCGACCGGGACCAGCCGTGGACCCTGCTCACCTCACCCACGGACCCGGGGCGGCCGCGGCTGCTGCTGGCCTGCCACGTCGACACCGTGCCGGCCGCGGACCCCGGCTCGTGGCAGCGGGACCCCTTCGGGGCCGACCTGGACGGCGGCCGGGTCTGGGGGCGTGGGGGCTCGGACATGAAGGCCGGGCTGGTCGCCGCGGTCGCCGCGCTGGCCACCGCCCCGGCCGGGACGCCGGTGGCGCTGCTGCTCACCAGCGACGAGGAGATCGGCTCGCGCGGGGCCGCCGCCGCCGCTGCCGCCGTGTCCGAGCTCGAGGTCGGCGCGGTCGTGGTGCCCGAGGCGACCGGCAACCGGGTGGTGCTCGGCCACCGCGGCGCCCTGTGGCTGGCGGTCCGTGCCCAGGGCCGCGCGGCGCACGGCAGCACGCCGGAGCGGGGGCACAACGCGCTGCTGGACCTCGTCGCCGTCCTGGGCCGGGCCGGCGGCGTGCTCCCGCTGGCCGAGGAGCCCTTCCTCGGCCGGGAGACGTGGAACCCCGGGGTGATGCGCAGCGGCACGGTCCCGAACGTGGTGCCCGACTCCGCGGAGGTGGTGGTCGACCACCGGACCGTCGGGGACGGCGCGGCCCTGCTCGCCTGGTGGCGGGCGCAGCCGGAGGTCGCGGGGGTCGACGTCCTCGTGGACCTGCCCTCGGTGCGCACGCCCGCCGGCGACCCGTGGGTCGCCGGGCTCCCCGTCCCGGTCGAGTCCGCCCCGGCCACCTACTTCACCGACGCGTCGGTCCTGCAGCCGGTGGTCGGCCGGGCCCCGGTCGTCGTCTGGGGGCCCGGGACGCCGTCGGCGATGCACGCGGTCGACGAGCACGTCGAGGTCGCGGAGCTGCAGCAGGCCGCCGCCGCCTTCACCGAGGTGCTCCGCCGCTGGCCCGCCTGA